From a single bacterium genomic region:
- a CDS encoding polysaccharide biosynthesis/export family protein, which translates to MMNLSNTHTLFVRRIALGLALWMGLAPVLPLLAAPSSKEKPASKDKAPDYPKLVIGPGDILGIQVYGESGVISSGGSIAGGVISQLPTEYQVDTDGQIVFPFIGRLLLTGLTPSEASEKIARLLSKPRKVTVLIKESSTYWVSVLGNVARPGRFQIAGRPTLLSALSLAGGPLPDADMGGAILIHAGTKSKLNLDHYLRDTGATMTDPYLYPGDVLEVPKSGWPTIGEWAIIASILASTAVIVTNLNKK; encoded by the coding sequence ATGATGAACCTCTCCAACACCCACACCCTTTTCGTGCGCCGCATCGCCCTTGGCCTGGCCCTTTGGATGGGCCTCGCCCCGGTCCTCCCGCTCCTAGCCGCCCCTTCTTCCAAGGAAAAACCCGCCTCCAAAGATAAGGCCCCCGATTACCCCAAACTGGTCATCGGACCGGGGGACATCCTGGGCATCCAGGTCTATGGGGAAAGCGGGGTCATTTCCTCCGGGGGCTCGATCGCCGGGGGGGTCATCAGCCAGTTGCCCACCGAATACCAGGTGGACACCGACGGCCAGATCGTGTTCCCCTTCATCGGCAGGCTCCTGCTCACCGGGCTGACCCCCTCGGAGGCCAGCGAGAAGATCGCCCGGCTCCTTTCCAAGCCCCGCAAGGTGACGGTGCTCATCAAGGAATCCAGCACCTATTGGGTCTCGGTGCTGGGCAACGTGGCCCGGCCCGGGCGTTTCCAGATCGCCGGCAGGCCCACCCTCCTTTCCGCCCTTTCCCTGGCCGGGGGGCCCCTTCCCGACGCCGACATGGGCGGGGCGATCCTCATCCATGCGGGCACCAAATCCAAATTGAACCTGGACCATTATCTGCGGGACACGGGGGCCACGATGACCGACCCCTATCTTTATCCGGGGGACGTGCTGGAGGTGCCCAAGAGCGGTTGGCCCACCATCGGGGAATGGGCCATCATCGCCAGCATCCTGGCCTCCACGGCCGTCATCGTGACGAACCTGAACAAGAAATGA
- a CDS encoding flippase encodes MEKTLERLLKNTPILKGHMEGHLGEILYGAAISLVLRVLGAGLAFLFNWILARRCGADGAGLYYLALTVLTLGTVVGKLGLDNTLLRFIAAGAAVRNWASVKGVYQKGMALALLASGALSLVVFLAAGPIAEKVFHKPELTGPLRWMALAIAPMSFLTLQAEALKGLKRIKDSVLVTNVALPALTCLGLVLWLKSEAQEAALVYLLATVLTALLGYFLWRAATPRLVEVIPKFKNKHLIESGRPLFITTVFETLTQWMSMFFLGIWATKAEVGVFGTALRVSMAVSVILSAVNSISAPKFAELYKKKKMKDLDHAARQSARLMTLLAGPILAVFLIFPGFIMGLFGPDFRSGAWLLAIMAIGQFVNVATGSVGYLLIMSGHEKLIQNRAVFIALLCLVLNLVLIPPFGTMGAAIATSLGVAATNLIAVYLVHEKLEIWTVPEIFRGSNNG; translated from the coding sequence ATGGAAAAAACCCTGGAACGCCTGCTGAAGAATACCCCCATTCTCAAAGGCCATATGGAAGGTCATTTGGGGGAGATCCTCTATGGGGCCGCCATTTCCCTGGTCTTGCGGGTCCTTGGGGCGGGGTTGGCCTTCTTATTCAATTGGATCCTGGCCCGCCGTTGCGGGGCGGATGGCGCGGGGCTCTATTACCTGGCCTTGACGGTCCTGACCCTGGGGACGGTGGTGGGGAAGTTGGGGTTGGACAATACCCTGCTACGGTTCATCGCCGCAGGGGCGGCTGTCCGCAACTGGGCCTCGGTCAAAGGGGTCTATCAAAAGGGCATGGCCCTGGCCCTGCTGGCTTCCGGGGCCCTTTCCCTGGTCGTATTCCTGGCCGCAGGACCCATCGCCGAGAAGGTCTTCCACAAGCCCGAATTGACAGGGCCCTTGCGTTGGATGGCCTTGGCCATCGCGCCCATGTCGTTCCTGACCCTCCAGGCAGAGGCCTTGAAAGGACTGAAGCGGATCAAGGATTCGGTGCTGGTCACCAATGTGGCCCTGCCGGCCCTGACCTGTCTTGGGTTGGTCTTATGGCTTAAAAGCGAAGCCCAGGAGGCGGCCCTGGTCTATCTCCTGGCGACGGTCCTGACGGCCCTTTTGGGCTATTTCCTTTGGCGGGCGGCCACCCCTCGCTTGGTGGAAGTGATCCCCAAGTTCAAGAACAAGCATTTGATCGAGAGCGGAAGGCCCCTTTTCATCACCACGGTCTTTGAAACGCTGACCCAGTGGATGTCGATGTTCTTCCTGGGGATCTGGGCGACCAAGGCCGAGGTCGGGGTCTTTGGAACAGCCCTGCGGGTCTCCATGGCGGTCAGTGTCATTCTTTCAGCGGTGAACAGCATCTCGGCACCCAAGTTCGCCGAACTCTACAAGAAGAAGAAAATGAAGGACCTGGACCATGCGGCCCGTCAGAGCGCCAGGCTCATGACCCTTCTGGCAGGGCCCATCCTGGCTGTCTTTTTGATCTTCCCGGGTTTTATCATGGGATTGTTCGGTCCCGATTTTAGGTCCGGGGCTTGGCTTTTGGCCATTATGGCGATCGGCCAATTCGTGAACGTGGCGACGGGATCGGTTGGGTACCTCTTGATCATGAGCGGCCATGAAAAGCTGATCCAGAACCGGGCGGTTTTCATCGCTTTACTTTGTTTGGTCCTGAACTTGGTGTTGATACCACCCTTTGGAACCATGGGTGCCGCCATCGCGACTTCCTTGGGTGTGGCGGCCACCAACTTGATCGCAGTCTACCTAGTGCATGAGAAATTGGAGATCTGGACAGTTCCCGAAATTTTTCGAGGGTCAAACAATGGTTAA
- a CDS encoding LysM peptidoglycan-binding domain-containing protein produces MGRRTSFAVAMRTTGILLVLAAGEARAIEGSISFQAGAAGKVSDQALPAGFGFSGHAGIDLQIAPSIALGLGTELTAFANGNSRVYIDGTRLYGRWTPLPSSDWNPYLLLGLGFRPLSQIVPHNRWWLGDLSSTVGVGLRHPLADFMDLDLTAFYEGDPSTSGDLLSSFGGRAGFAFPFDLDGNSKGPRALSKSKGSATAPADHYEVQSGDSLWKISKKHYGKGHDWKRIYEANQDKLAKPGLIRPKTPLAIPGAEKEKEAEKGE; encoded by the coding sequence ATGGGACGAAGGACAAGTTTTGCGGTGGCGATGAGAACGACCGGGATCCTTTTGGTCCTGGCGGCGGGGGAAGCGCGGGCCATCGAGGGATCCATTTCTTTCCAAGCTGGAGCGGCAGGGAAGGTGAGCGACCAGGCCCTCCCGGCGGGTTTCGGCTTCAGCGGTCATGCCGGCATCGACCTCCAGATCGCCCCCTCCATCGCCCTGGGGTTGGGGACCGAATTGACGGCTTTCGCCAACGGGAACAGCCGGGTCTATATCGACGGGACGCGCCTCTATGGCCGTTGGACTCCCCTCCCCTCCTCCGACTGGAACCCCTACCTCCTGCTGGGCCTGGGTTTCCGTCCCTTGAGCCAGATCGTTCCCCATAACCGGTGGTGGCTCGGGGACCTCTCCTCCACGGTGGGGGTGGGGTTGCGCCATCCCCTGGCCGATTTCATGGACCTGGACCTGACGGCCTTTTATGAGGGCGATCCATCGACCTCCGGGGACCTCCTCTCCTCGTTTGGCGGCCGGGCGGGCTTTGCCTTTCCTTTCGACCTGGACGGTAACTCCAAGGGTCCCCGGGCGCTATCCAAGTCCAAGGGATCCGCGACGGCGCCGGCGGATCATTACGAGGTCCAAAGCGGCGATAGTCTCTGGAAGATCTCCAAGAAGCATTACGGGAAGGGGCATGACTGGAAGAGGATCTACGAGGCCAACCAGGATAAGCTGGCCAAGCCGGGCCTGATCCGGCCCAAGACCCCCTTGGCCATTCCCGGGGCGGAAAAGGAAAAAGAGGCTGAAAAGGGGGAGTGA
- the cysQ gene encoding 3'(2'),5'-bisphosphate nucleotidase CysQ encodes MNRSTGSALDLPALLLPALEAALEAGREILCVYEGECGVEFKADKSPVTQADRLAHEVIQKALAPTGLPFLSEEGKDIPYEARKGWEAYWLVDPLDGTKEFLNRNGEFTVNIALIRSGKPVLGVVYAPALKVLYYAAEGVGAYRSEGPFESLRAGSGELQRDSKKLYLADPPKTDGPLRVVASRSHRSSETESFLKGLGPAYQVESVSAGSSLKFCRVAEGKADLYPRLGPTMEWDTAAGQTVAEQAGGAVCRWGTTEPLGYNKPDLHNPAFWVGNPGFLRGLQEMGTV; translated from the coding sequence TTGAACCGTTCCACCGGCTCCGCCCTCGATCTTCCAGCACTTCTTCTTCCCGCTTTGGAGGCCGCCCTGGAAGCGGGGCGGGAGATCCTTTGCGTCTATGAGGGGGAATGCGGGGTCGAATTCAAGGCGGACAAGAGCCCCGTCACCCAGGCCGACCGGCTGGCCCATGAGGTCATTCAAAAGGCACTCGCCCCCACCGGCCTGCCGTTCCTTAGCGAGGAAGGGAAGGACATCCCTTATGAGGCACGGAAGGGGTGGGAGGCTTATTGGCTGGTGGATCCCCTGGACGGCACCAAGGAGTTCCTGAACAGGAACGGCGAGTTCACGGTCAATATCGCCCTCATCCGGTCGGGTAAGCCGGTCTTGGGGGTGGTCTATGCCCCGGCCTTGAAGGTCCTTTATTACGCGGCCGAAGGGGTGGGGGCCTATAGGAGCGAGGGGCCCTTCGAGAGCCTCAGGGCGGGGTCAGGGGAATTACAGCGGGATTCAAAAAAACTGTATTTGGCCGATCCGCCAAAGACGGACGGGCCATTACGCGTGGTCGCCAGCCGCTCCCATAGGTCCTCGGAAACCGAAAGCTTCCTCAAGGGTCTGGGACCGGCCTACCAGGTCGAATCTGTCTCGGCGGGGAGTTCCTTGAAGTTCTGCCGGGTGGCCGAGGGAAAGGCCGATCTCTACCCCCGGCTGGGACCCACCATGGAATGGGACACGGCGGCCGGGCAGACGGTGGCCGAGCAGGCGGGTGGGGCGGTATGCCGGTGGGGTACGACCGAGCCCCTGGGCTACAACAAGCCGGACCTTCATAACCCCGCTTTCTGGGTGGGGAACCCCGGGTTCTTGAGAGGGTTGCAGGAGATGGGGACGGTTTGA
- a CDS encoding FlgD immunoglobulin-like domain containing protein — VFSYTPTSTATDTGTDTPTDTATDTATASTTPTPSATLTATPSASPTSTPTDRATSSATDTTTDTPTDSATPTASSTGTDTSTPTPTDSPTSTASQTPTSTASRTPTDTATRTATDTGTDTATSTPTSTVTDTPVFSYTPTSTATDTRTDTPTDTATDSATSTPSSTATSTATDTPTDTATDSATPTVTNSTTPTPSATLTATPSASPTTTPTDSATSSATDTTTVTPTNSATATASSTGTDSATATATSTATDTGTDTSTPTPTDSPTSTASQTPTSTASRTPTDTATRTATDTGTDTATAMPSASPTSTPTDSATSTATDTATASTTLTPSATLTATPSASPTGTPTDSATATDTGTDTATATPSVSPTSTPTDTWTATPSDSPTVTVTASTTPTPSATLSATPSASPTWSPTFSPTLSPTDTGTPFPSATPTVALSLALGSNEFKDLSDPPLRVDYWVTGGGRVRLEVYNVAGLEVRKVLDGSMAPGAYTAFWDGRDDTGAPLASGLYLVVLTEPGRLDIKKVVVLRQ, encoded by the coding sequence CGGTCTTCTCCTACACCCCCACCTCCACCGCCACCGATACGGGTACCGATACGCCGACGGACACCGCCACCGATACCGCGACGGCTTCGACTACGCCGACTCCATCGGCTACGCTCACCGCTACGCCTTCGGCTTCGCCGACCAGTACCCCCACGGACCGCGCCACTTCCTCGGCCACGGATACGACAACGGACACCCCGACGGACAGTGCCACCCCGACGGCCAGTTCCACGGGAACGGACACCTCCACGCCAACCCCGACGGATAGCCCTACTTCCACGGCTTCGCAGACGCCCACCTCCACGGCCAGCCGGACCCCCACGGATACCGCGACGCGGACCGCCACGGACACGGGGACGGATACGGCCACCTCGACCCCGACCTCGACCGTGACCGACACCCCGGTCTTCTCCTACACCCCCACCTCCACCGCCACCGATACGAGAACCGATACGCCGACGGATACCGCGACGGATAGCGCCACTTCGACCCCTTCGAGTACCGCCACTTCCACGGCCACCGATACGCCGACGGACACCGCGACAGATAGCGCCACTCCGACCGTGACGAATTCGACTACGCCGACTCCGTCGGCTACGCTCACCGCTACGCCTTCGGCTTCGCCGACCACTACCCCCACGGACAGCGCCACTTCCTCGGCCACGGATACGACAACGGTCACCCCGACGAATAGTGCCACCGCGACGGCCAGTTCCACGGGAACGGATAGTGCCACCGCTACAGCGACTTCCACCGCCACGGATACGGGAACGGACACCTCCACGCCAACCCCGACGGATAGCCCTACTTCCACGGCTTCGCAGACGCCCACTTCCACGGCCAGCCGGACCCCCACGGATACCGCGACGCGGACCGCCACGGATACGGGGACGGATACAGCCACCGCTATGCCTTCGGCTTCGCCGACCAGTACCCCGACGGATAGCGCCACTTCGACCGCCACCGATACGGCGACGGCTTCGACTACGCTGACTCCGTCGGCTACGCTCACCGCTACGCCTTCGGCTTCGCCGACCGGTACCCCCACGGACAGTGCCACCGCCACGGACACGGGGACGGATACGGCCACCGCTACGCCTTCGGTTTCGCCGACCAGTACCCCCACGGACACTTGGACCGCCACCCCCAGCGATTCACCGACCGTCACCGTGACGGCTTCGACCACGCCGACTCCGTCGGCTACGCTCAGCGCTACGCCTTCGGCTTCGCCGACCTGGAGCCCCACCTTCTCGCCGACCTTGAGCCCGACGGATACCGGCACCCCGTTCCCCAGCGCCACCCCCACGGTGGCCCTTTCCCTGGCCTTGGGATCGAACGAATTCAAGGACCTGAGCGACCCGCCTTTGCGGGTGGATTATTGGGTGACGGGGGGCGGGCGGGTCCGGTTGGAGGTCTATAACGTGGCGGGCCTTGAGGTCCGGAAGGTCCTGGACGGCTCCATGGCGCCGGGGGCCTACACCGCCTTTTGGGACGGGCGGGACGATACGGGGGCGCCCCTGGCCTCCGGGCTCTACCTGGTGGTCCTCACCGAGCCGGGCCGCCTGGACATCAAGAAAGTCGTGGTGCTGCGACAATGA
- a CDS encoding MraY family glycosyltransferase, with protein sequence MNPANLLFFAAGALANLILIPLLIRLAHAKGLLDRPGHRKIHEKPVPLVGGLAFMLSLLASVVGGLLLFGKNLALDPLREERILLVLTVTVLAGILGFLDDRYDLKPRVKLLAQVLLFGAFVLCGFHFYVMHLPGTVPFQLSFLGYPLTLFWILGVVNGFNFIDGADGLAGTVGVVSLLGLGAVALITGGPSHTGVLWVSALGALLVFLFFNWRPAKIYLGDSGSNALGALVACSLVAMGQGKPALVAMLDGVADPPLDQEPVRFHFLAATLLAGYALSEVTLSTLRRFAKRLAYARSMEWAEQDHLHHRLMKQGLQADTIAILAGTFQSILVAAALLAMVRQNAIATWLLLPLSMLLAYLGPRTGILDVFRMRGIKARPHYQIANHFIAMQRVKLGLTHDREEVLALVGQACRELGVRCFRLRIAPDVRGKGGLEYFFQNDDSVHSKAEEFLTAQAGSLSGEVFDFYEVPGGRGEAFWIFDSHLHADELDMEYRVLMSGFMKESVETCMKLGEGQPNLNHAMIHRLPHHKTSGHHLRKRHGHQAKLN encoded by the coding sequence ATGAATCCCGCTAACCTGCTCTTTTTCGCCGCCGGTGCCCTGGCCAACCTGATCCTCATCCCCCTTCTCATCCGCTTGGCCCATGCCAAGGGCCTCCTGGACCGCCCGGGGCACCGCAAGATCCACGAGAAACCCGTCCCCCTGGTGGGCGGACTGGCCTTCATGCTTTCCTTGTTGGCTTCCGTCGTTGGCGGCCTGCTCCTCTTTGGGAAGAACCTGGCCCTGGACCCCTTGCGCGAGGAAAGGATCCTGCTGGTCCTCACCGTCACGGTCCTGGCGGGTATCCTGGGTTTCCTCGATGACCGTTACGACCTCAAGCCCCGGGTGAAACTCCTGGCCCAGGTCCTCCTTTTCGGCGCCTTCGTGCTTTGCGGGTTCCATTTTTACGTCATGCATCTCCCCGGGACCGTTCCGTTCCAGCTCTCCTTCCTGGGCTATCCCCTGACCCTGTTCTGGATCCTGGGCGTGGTGAACGGCTTCAACTTCATCGACGGGGCGGATGGCCTGGCCGGGACCGTCGGGGTGGTTTCCCTCCTGGGTCTTGGGGCGGTCGCCCTGATCACGGGGGGCCCTTCCCACACGGGGGTCTTGTGGGTCTCGGCCTTGGGGGCCCTTCTGGTCTTCCTGTTCTTCAACTGGCGTCCGGCCAAGATCTACCTGGGTGATTCGGGATCCAATGCCTTGGGGGCGCTGGTGGCCTGTTCCCTGGTCGCCATGGGCCAGGGGAAGCCGGCCCTGGTGGCCATGTTGGACGGCGTGGCGGACCCGCCCTTGGACCAGGAGCCCGTGCGGTTCCATTTCCTGGCGGCGACCCTCCTGGCGGGTTACGCCTTGAGCGAGGTGACCCTCTCCACCCTCCGCCGTTTCGCCAAGCGCCTGGCCTATGCCCGGTCCATGGAATGGGCCGAACAGGACCACCTGCACCACCGCCTCATGAAGCAGGGCCTGCAGGCCGACACCATCGCCATCCTGGCGGGAACTTTCCAGTCCATCCTCGTCGCCGCCGCCCTCCTGGCCATGGTCCGGCAGAACGCGATCGCCACCTGGCTCCTGTTGCCCCTGTCCATGCTCCTGGCCTATTTGGGCCCCCGCACCGGCATCCTGGACGTCTTTCGGATGCGGGGCATCAAGGCCCGGCCCCATTACCAGATCGCCAACCATTTCATCGCCATGCAACGGGTCAAGCTGGGGTTGACCCATGATCGGGAAGAGGTCTTGGCCCTGGTGGGCCAGGCCTGCCGGGAACTGGGGGTGCGTTGTTTCCGGCTGAGGATCGCGCCGGATGTCCGCGGGAAGGGGGGCTTGGAATATTTTTTCCAGAACGACGACTCCGTCCATTCCAAGGCCGAGGAATTCCTGACGGCGCAAGCGGGGTCCCTCAGCGGGGAAGTGTTCGACTTTTACGAAGTGCCCGGGGGGCGGGGAGAGGCCTTTTGGATCTTCGACTCCCACTTGCACGCCGATGAACTGGACATGGAATACCGGGTCCTGATGAGCGGTTTCATGAAGGAGTCGGTGGAGACCTGCATGAAACTGGGCGAAGGCCAGCCGAACCTGAACCATGCCATGATCCACCGTCTGCCCCACCACAAGACCAGCGGCCACCATTTGCGCAAAAGGCACGGTCACCAGGCCAAGTTGAATTGA
- a CDS encoding PorV/PorQ family protein encodes MTDRSRGSSRGPSRSLPLRSGVLLLVLALLPVPAAAVPLTTGADFLLMTTGARPDGMGQAFSAVADDVNTLSFNPAGLGNIRLPEAGFGYERFLAGIDYNFLGAAVPMGEAGVLGLGYIEMGTAPFNSTADPLAMPGTAQDQAFIAGWGKSFYSLHLGAAVKYIQRRLDSQTGNGMAYDLGLRVKPSPNLTLASSVMNLGPGIQLASLEPLPTLVNLGLAWRAIESPDHRLELALGGTAYLGSNTQSLQAGAEYWYRDSFALRCGYQARSRDTELTTNGLSAGAGVKVDFIQLDYAFQPFNDLGVIHRVSGLLWWDGPWIGGGEPNPPKNVQVQPVKGALEVRWERPQGPGQAFQVTYQPLDGGPEGHSRPLFNPYFRLEHIPSGTIYRFSVRTLNGSVASFPSPDTYAVAPETLPEEEGVGGAGERVSVSSWVKGEVDGVGLHLSWKPDPDSEGYHIYRMSPSGRMVRLTRYPRQGHQVWVTDISGLQGWRWYVTTLSRSRKKEMTLGFFLWFPTPQEQDMADERPRLKLHVEPEPRHRMFLDWGDAAGAEGYTLFVGDEQDGILERWKDFPPGTKTDLVQVPSSRSKILFVVAPKDARGQWSQKSNLSGAEFLRDEP; translated from the coding sequence ATGACCGACCGATCCCGAGGATCCTCCCGCGGTCCATCGCGCTCCCTTCCCCTGCGGTCGGGTGTCCTCCTGCTGGTCCTTGCCCTGCTCCCGGTCCCGGCCGCGGCGGTCCCGCTCACCACCGGCGCGGACTTTCTTTTGATGACCACCGGGGCCCGGCCCGACGGCATGGGCCAGGCCTTTAGCGCGGTGGCCGACGACGTCAACACCCTGTCCTTCAACCCGGCGGGCCTGGGGAACATCCGCCTTCCCGAAGCGGGCTTCGGCTACGAGCGCTTCCTGGCGGGCATCGACTACAACTTCCTGGGGGCGGCCGTGCCCATGGGCGAGGCCGGCGTGCTGGGGCTGGGCTACATCGAGATGGGGACCGCCCCCTTCAACAGCACGGCCGATCCCTTGGCGATGCCGGGGACGGCCCAGGATCAGGCCTTCATCGCCGGTTGGGGGAAATCCTTCTACTCGCTGCACCTGGGGGCCGCGGTGAAGTACATCCAGCGCCGGTTGGATTCCCAGACCGGGAACGGGATGGCCTATGACCTGGGGTTGCGGGTGAAGCCCTCGCCCAACCTGACCCTGGCCTCCAGCGTGATGAACCTGGGGCCGGGCATCCAACTCGCCTCGCTGGAACCGCTCCCCACCCTGGTCAACCTGGGCCTGGCCTGGCGGGCCATCGAAAGCCCCGACCATCGCCTGGAACTGGCCCTGGGAGGGACGGCCTACCTGGGCTCCAACACCCAGTCCCTGCAGGCGGGGGCGGAATATTGGTACCGGGACAGTTTCGCCCTGCGTTGCGGCTACCAGGCCCGGTCCCGGGACACGGAGCTGACCACCAACGGCCTTTCGGCCGGCGCGGGAGTGAAGGTCGATTTCATCCAGTTGGATTACGCCTTCCAACCCTTCAACGACCTGGGGGTCATCCACCGGGTGTCGGGGCTGTTGTGGTGGGACGGTCCCTGGATCGGCGGCGGGGAACCGAACCCGCCCAAGAACGTCCAGGTCCAGCCCGTGAAAGGGGCCCTGGAGGTCCGGTGGGAAAGACCGCAGGGCCCGGGCCAGGCCTTCCAAGTGACCTATCAACCCCTGGACGGAGGCCCGGAAGGGCATTCCCGCCCGCTGTTCAATCCCTACTTCCGGCTGGAGCATATCCCGTCCGGGACCATCTACCGGTTCTCGGTGAGGACCCTGAACGGTTCGGTCGCCAGCTTTCCCTCCCCGGACACCTACGCGGTGGCCCCCGAGACCCTGCCGGAGGAGGAAGGCGTGGGCGGGGCGGGGGAAAGGGTCTCGGTCTCCAGTTGGGTGAAAGGGGAAGTGGACGGGGTGGGCCTGCACCTCTCCTGGAAACCCGATCCCGATTCGGAAGGCTACCACATCTACCGCATGTCCCCCTCGGGCCGGATGGTCCGCCTCACCCGCTATCCGCGCCAGGGCCACCAGGTCTGGGTCACGGACATCTCGGGGTTACAGGGATGGCGCTGGTACGTGACCACCCTCTCCCGGTCGCGCAAGAAGGAGATGACCCTTGGGTTCTTCCTCTGGTTCCCGACCCCCCAAGAGCAGGACATGGCGGATGAAAGGCCCCGGCTGAAGCTCCATGTGGAGCCCGAACCCCGGCACCGGATGTTCCTGGATTGGGGCGATGCGGCGGGGGCCGAGGGCTATACCCTTTTCGTGGGGGACGAGCAGGACGGCATCTTGGAGCGTTGGAAGGACTTTCCCCCGGGGACCAAGACCGACCTGGTCCAAGTCCCCTCTAGCCGCAGCAAGATCCTCTTTGTCGTGGCCCCGAAGGACGCGAGGGGCCAATGGTCCCAGAAGTCCAACCTGTCCGGGGCCGAGTTCCTGCGCGACGAGCCTTGA
- a CDS encoding polysaccharide biosynthesis tyrosine autokinase, with the protein MSEMDRPIENLQPGPAADEELSLRDILRVTLTHSKLILWTAGIVLGLGLLYAFLWPKTYEVTTTVKVPDNSLSPQGMLKSLDPFSGSGDPIQTYVEIAQSQSVAGEVVKGLHLAEKPEYRDLTDQEVLEKLLKHVIKVSNVKTSNVLSIAAKSHDPKLAADLANAWAAAFISVNLDLSHKGAESKRIFLEGQVKEIKEKLNNPDLRLNDESKADEVIYAQLLQQLQQAQIEEKVDDAGIVVMDEGQVPEKAVWPKKAIVLILALLLGPFLGLQAAFILERLQDRVKDEETLKRVTGLPNYAVIPDFWEDFPEGLRAPAGEERFSPKYLIHNPVFDHSFYRECFKTLRTNLTLAQADKPLKAFAVLSPGPEEGKSLVNANVAIALAQGGKKVLLVDTDLRKSSVRKVFGLENGMETGLPLALTGQKAWKDMIRPSGVEGLDLLPNTVTPPDPAELLGSAAMKKLIGEMKEKYDFVVFDGAPVIPVTDSVVLSTMLDGVVLMSRFNHSHSSNVRNALEHLRRVGTHVVGTVLNYVPIKKGLYRYGYGYGGYRQYRYGPEEAVTKRK; encoded by the coding sequence ATGAGCGAGATGGATCGGCCGATCGAAAACCTCCAACCGGGCCCAGCGGCCGATGAGGAACTGAGCCTGCGGGACATCCTGCGGGTCACCCTGACCCATTCCAAGCTCATCCTTTGGACCGCCGGGATCGTCCTGGGCCTGGGCCTGCTCTACGCCTTCCTTTGGCCCAAGACCTACGAGGTCACCACCACCGTCAAGGTGCCCGACAATTCGCTCTCCCCCCAGGGAATGCTCAAGTCCCTGGACCCCTTCTCGGGCTCCGGGGACCCCATCCAGACCTATGTGGAGATCGCCCAGTCCCAATCCGTGGCCGGGGAGGTCGTGAAGGGCCTGCATCTCGCCGAGAAGCCCGAATACCGGGACCTGACCGACCAGGAGGTGCTGGAAAAACTCCTCAAGCACGTCATCAAGGTCTCGAACGTGAAGACCTCCAACGTGCTCTCCATCGCGGCCAAGTCCCACGACCCGAAGTTGGCGGCCGACCTGGCCAACGCCTGGGCGGCGGCCTTCATCTCCGTCAACCTGGACCTTTCCCATAAGGGGGCGGAATCCAAAAGGATCTTCCTGGAGGGCCAGGTCAAGGAGATCAAGGAAAAGCTCAATAACCCCGACCTGCGCCTCAACGACGAGTCCAAGGCCGACGAGGTCATCTATGCCCAGCTCCTCCAGCAGCTCCAACAGGCCCAGATCGAGGAGAAGGTGGACGACGCGGGCATCGTGGTGATGGACGAGGGCCAGGTGCCGGAAAAGGCGGTCTGGCCGAAGAAGGCCATCGTCCTCATCCTGGCCCTGCTCCTGGGACCCTTCCTGGGATTGCAGGCCGCCTTCATCCTGGAACGCCTCCAGGACCGGGTGAAGGACGAGGAGACCCTCAAGCGGGTGACGGGCCTGCCCAACTACGCGGTGATCCCCGATTTTTGGGAGGATTTCCCGGAGGGGTTGCGGGCCCCGGCGGGGGAGGAGCGCTTCAGCCCCAAGTACCTCATCCATAACCCGGTCTTCGACCATAGCTTCTACCGGGAATGCTTCAAGACGCTGCGCACCAACCTTACCCTGGCCCAGGCCGACAAGCCCTTGAAGGCTTTCGCGGTGCTTTCGCCGGGTCCCGAGGAAGGGAAAAGCCTGGTCAACGCCAACGTCGCCATCGCCCTGGCCCAGGGCGGCAAGAAGGTCCTGCTGGTGGATACGGACCTTCGTAAGTCGTCCGTTCGAAAGGTCTTTGGTCTGGAGAACGGGATGGAAACAGGATTGCCCCTGGCCCTGACCGGCCAGAAGGCTTGGAAGGACATGATCCGCCCCTCGGGGGTGGAGGGTTTGGACCTTTTGCCCAACACGGTGACCCCGCCGGACCCGGCGGAACTGCTGGGCAGCGCCGCCATGAAGAAGCTCATCGGGGAGATGAAGGAAAAATACGACTTTGTGGTCTTCGACGGGGCGCCTGTCATCCCCGTGACCGATTCGGTGGTCCTCTCCACGATGCTGGACGGGGTGGTGCTCATGAGCCGCTTCAACCATAGCCATTCCTCCAATGTGAGGAACGCCCTGGAACACCTGCGCCGGGTCGGCACCCATGTGGTCGGAACGGTCTTGAATTATGTGCCGATCAAAAAGGGTCTTTATCGGTACGGTTATGGGTATGGCGGCTACCGGCAATATCGTTACGGCCCCGAAGAGGCCGTAACGAAAAGAAAGTGA